From the Deinococcus radiopugnans ATCC 19172 genome, the window TTGACTCAATATTCCGTCTCGGGTGCGCGCAAAGTCCTGCATCGGTATCACACCCTGGGACTGGACGGTCTGGGAGATGGACGAGCCGACAATCCAGGCGCACCCACGGTCTTGACCGAAGCGGAGCAGCAACAGTTCGCCGCCCGTCTGCGCGAGGATTTTGACCAGGGTATCGTCTGGAGCGGCAAAATGGTTCAGGACTGGATTCAGACGCACTTTGGCAAAACGGTGTACCTGGGCCGCACCTATGAGTTCATGCGCTTGGCTGGGTTTTCGCCCCAGCGGCCTCGCCCCCGACATGTCGGGGGCAACGAGGCCGATCAGGAAGCGTTCAAATCAAAAGCCTAGTGGAGCGGCTTCGCGCAGCGGAGCGGCTCCACCCTCACGTCTCGTTGTGGGCCATGGATGAACATCGCATCGGCCTCCAACCCATCACGCGGCCCGTCTGGACGCCCACGGGCCACCCCGCCACCCGGCCCGTCCAGCCACGCTATGAATGGCTGTCCCTGTATGCCTTTGTCTGTCCTGAGAGCGGAGCCAGCCAGTTCTGGCTGGTGCCAGAGGTCACCAAACGCGCCTACCAACTCGTCGTGGCCGCATTCGCGGCCAGTCTCGGGGCAG encodes:
- a CDS encoding transposase, with protein sequence MDEHRIGLQPITRPVWTPTGHPATRPVQPRYEWLSLYAFVCPESGASQFWLVPEVTKRAYQLVVAAFAASLGAGPDHHLVLVEDGAGFHVPPPEGHPRGLETVTLPPYSPELQPVERAWN
- a CDS encoding winged helix-turn-helix domain-containing protein — its product is LTQYSVSGARKVLHRYHTLGLDGLGDGRADNPGAPTVLTEAEQQQFAARLREDFDQGIVWSGKMVQDWIQTHFGKTVYLGRTYEFMRLAGFSPQRPRPRHVGGNEADQEAFKSKA